Genomic DNA from Clostridium sp. BJN0013:
TTTTACATACACAGTAGTCTTAATTACATTTTCAAAACCCGTCCCCGCTTCCTCAAGTAATGCTTTTATATTGGCAAGACACCTTTCGGTAGCTTTTTTTATATCTCCTGAAATTAATTTTCCCGTTTCTGGAACTAAGGGGATTTGACCTGATGTAAATAAAAAATTCCCCACTTTTACAGCTTGTGAATAAGGACCTACAGCTCCAGGAGCTTTTTTTGTATTTATTATTTCTTTTTTCATTATGAAGACCTCCTAAACCTAATTCATAAAATATATGGCATATGTTAATATATATCCCCACTTTGAAGAAGATGGGGTAATAGCTGATTGCCGCATCTTGATAAATTAATTTACAAACAAACAATTTACTTTTTTCCGTTACAGAATACTAAATGATTCCTTCCTTCTATGGTATTTAAATGTAAAAGTTGACCTCTATTTATCACAACTTTAATAGTATTATTAAAAGCATCCAATATTGCACCATTTAAATCTACAAAAGCCTTTTTCCTAAGCTCTTCTACTCCCGGAAAATCTCTACCGGGTTCTATATAGTCTGCAATATATA
This window encodes:
- a CDS encoding RidA family protein, encoding MKKEIINTKKAPGAVGPYSQAVKVGNFLFTSGQIPLVPETGKLISGDIKKATERCLANIKALLEEAGTGFENVIKTTVYVKNMSDFADVNEVYARYFQKDMPARSCVEVKLPKDALVEIEVIALVD